In a genomic window of Chrysemys picta bellii isolate R12L10 chromosome 1, ASM1138683v2, whole genome shotgun sequence:
- the STRAP gene encoding serine-threonine kinase receptor-associated protein: protein MAMRQTPLTCSGHTRPVVDLAFSDITPYGYFLISACKDGKPMLRQGDTGDWIGTFLGHKGAVWGATLNRDATKAATAAADFTAKVWDAVSGDELITLAHKHIVKSVDFTEDSNYLLTGGQDKLLRIYDLSKPEAEPQVVSGHTSGIKKALWSSDDKQILSADDKTVRLWDRNTMTEVKAINVAMSVSSMEYVPEGEILVITYGRTIAFHSAETLEQIKSFDAPATVNSASLHPEKEFLVAGGEDFKLYKYDYNTGEELESYKGHFGPIHCVRFSPDGELYASGSEDGTLRLWQTTVGKTYGLWKCVVPEEEGGELAKARVSLPGTAEEELEDLTSENSDSIYSSTPEVKA from the exons ATGGCGATGAGACAGACCCCGCTGACGTGCTCCGGGCACACGCGGCCCGTGGTGGACTTGGCCTTCAGCGACATCACCCCCTACGGCTACTTCCTCATCAGCGCCTGCAAGG ATGGTAAACCTATGCTACGCCAGGGTGACACGGGCGACTGGATTGGAACATTTCTAGGTCATAAAGGTGCCGTCTGGGGTGCTACTCTGAATAGGGATGCCACTAAAGCAGCTACAGCAGCTGCAGATTTTACAGC TAAAGTATGGGATGCTGTTTCAGGGGATGAACTGATCACACTGGCTCACAAGCATATTGTCAAAAGTGTGGATTTTACTGAG GACAGCAATTACCTGTTGACAGGTGGACAAGATAAATTGTTGCGTATTTATGACTTGAGCAAGCCAGAAGCAG AACCTCAGGTAGTCAGTGGACATACTTCGGGTATTAAAAAGGCTTTATGGAGCAGTGATGACAAACAGATCCTTTCAGCTGATGATAAAACTGTCCG CCTCTGGGACCGGAATACCATGACTGAAGTAAAAGCAATAAATGTTGCAATGTCTGTGAGCAGCATGGAGTATGTTCCCGAGGGGGAGATACTGGTGATAACCTATGGGAGGACTATTGCTTTTCATAGTGCAGAGAC TCTGGAGCAGATTAAATCGTTTGACGCTCCTGCTACAGTCAACTCTGCATCCCTTCACCCTGAGAAAGAATTTCTTGTTGCAGGTGGTGAAGACTTTAAACTTTATAAATATGACTATAATACAGGAGAAGAGCTAG AATCTTACAAAGGACACTTTGGTCCCATTCACTGTGTGAGATTTAGCCCAGATGGAGAGTTGTATGCTAGTGGCTCTGAGGATGGAACGTTAAGACTGTGGCAGACGACAGTAGGGAAAACATACGGTCTTTGGAAATGTGTAGTTCCTG aagaggagggtggagagctggCAAAAGCAAGGGTCAGCCTTCCAGGAACAGCAGAAGAGGAGCTAG AAGACCTTACCTCTGAAAATTCAGATTCCATCTACAGCTCAACTCCTGAAGTTAAGGCTTGA